The Sinomonas sp. P10A9 genome contains the following window.
GACCTTCGGTCCCGTCGTGGCCATCTACCCCGTCCGGACCGAGGACGAGGCCATCGCCCGCGCCAACGACAGCACGCTGGGGCTCAACGCGAGCGTGTGGACCACGCCGTCGCGCGGGCGGGCGCTCGGCTCCCGGATCGAGGCCGGAACCGTCAACGTCAACGAGGGCTACGCGGCCGCGTGGGCCTCCCACTCGGCGCCGATGGGCGGCTGGAAGGAGTCCGGACTGGGCCGCCGCCACGGAGCAGAGGGCCTCCTGAAGTACACCGAGGCCCAGACCGTCTCGGTGCAGCACGCCCTGCCCATCGCCCCCTGGACCGGGATGAGCAACGAGCGCTTCGCGAACCTCTTCACCCGGGCCACGGGCATCCTCAACCGGTTCCGCTGAGGGGCCCGCGCCGGACTTCCTCCGCATGCAGGGCGCGGCCGATGCTACTCGCTGGTAACCTACATCACATGTACCGAGGAACCCGCCTGCGTGGCACCCGCGTCCTGATTACTGGAGGAGCCTCCGGGATCGGTCGCCTCATGGCCCTGGAGTCCGCCCGACGCGGCGCCGAGGTGGTCATCTGGGACCTCTCGGCCGACGGCGGCGCAGCGGTCGCCGCTGAGATCGTCGCCGCCGGGGGCCTCGCCAGCTCGTACTCCGTGGATGTCACTGACACCGCGCACGTCGGAGAAGCAGCCCGGCAGACGGGGGACGTGGACGTCGTCGTGAACAATGCCGGCGTCGTGTCCGGGAAGACGCTGCTCGAGGCGAGCGAGTCCGCCCTGCGCCGGACCCTCGAGGTCAACGTGCTGGCCCTCTACTGGGTCACGCGCGCCTTCCTGCCGGGTATGATCGCCCGCGGCCGGGGCACGGTGGTGACGATCGCGAGCGCTGCCGGGCTGGTCGGCGTCGCCCGCCAGACCGACTACTCGGCGAGCAAGTTCGGCGCCTTCGGCTTCACGGAGTCGCTGCGGGCGGAACTGCGCGCGGACGGGCATGACGTCGGCACGCTCGTGGTGTGCCCGTACTACATCAACACCGGCATGTTCGAGGGCGTCGAGACGAAGTTCCCCGCCCTCCTGCCGATCCTCGAGGAACACGATGTAGCCCTCAAGGTCATCGACGGGATCGAGTCCGGTCGCGAGCAGATCATCCTGCCGCCGTTCGCCCGGCTCGTGCCGCTCATGCGCTTCCTGCCGACCCGCGCGTTCGACCGGGTGGCGGACTTCTTCGGCATCAACCACACGATGGACCACTTCGTGGGGCGGGCCGGGGCGAAGCGGGTTGCAGCGGGGAAGGCCGAGGCTGCGGCGGAGAAGTGAAGGTCGGCTGACGACTCGGGCCGAAGCCGCGTCAGGACGCGGCCGCTTGGTACTACCCGTTGAGGCTCCGGGGCCCTAGTCTGTGCGCATGACGACGGGGCTGCCGTTCGCGGGCAACGGTCTGGTGCATGGCGTGTTCATGGGACTCGGCATCGCGGCCGCACTCGTCTTCTACGCATTCGAGAAGCGGCGCCGAGGCCTCAGCGACCCTCGGCTGTGGACGCTCGCAGGCTTTGCCCTCGCCTTCGGGGCCATCGGCTCGCGTATCACGTGGGACCCCACGCGCCCCGTCTCACCGGTGGAATGGTGGGTCGACGGCGACCGCAGCATCCTCGCCGGGCTGGTCGGGGCCTGGCTCGGCGTGCACCTCGGCAAACGGCTCATCGGGTACCGCATCTCCACCGGGGACCTGTTCGCGCCGTCCGTGGCGCTGGCCATGTCCATCGGCCGGATCGGGTGCCTGCTCACCGAGCTGCCCGGCACGCCGACGGGCGGGAATTGGGGATTCGTGCTCACCCCTGACCAGGCGGCGATGTTCGGTGCCCAGGCCGGGGTGGGGCTCCACCCCTCCTTCGTGTACGAGATCGCTTTCCACGCCGTGGCCTTCACGCTCATGCTCCGGTTCCGGGACCGCGCGCGTCGCTCGGGCGACCTGTTCGTGTGCTACGTCGCGGCCTACGCGCTGTTCCGCTTCGGCGTCGAGTTTGTGCGGGGCAACGACGAGTTGTGGCTCGGCATGAGCCGGCCGCAGTGGTTCCTGCTCGCGATGCTGCCGCTGCTCGCGTGGCGCGTGTGGAAGGTGTTCGCCAGCCCTCGGCGCACACCTGAGAGGCAGGCTGCGTGAGCGCGAGAAGGCGGCACCGCTGGCGCGACGCGAACCCCAGGCCCGAGAGATTCCCAGGCCTCGGGGAGGAGCCCGGGCGGCAGCGCTCCACCGGCGGCAGCGGCAAGCCAGAGCATCGGTTCGACGGTGGGTCCTTCGGTATGGGCATCATCTTGGGCGTCCTTGCGCTCTGGGTGGTCTACCTCGTGATCTTCTTCGCTGCCGGGGCGCCATACGCGCGCATCGGGGGCTTTGCGTTCGTCCCGGTAGGCATCTACGCGGCGGCCGCCGTCGTGCTCACGGCGAGGGCGCGCAGCGTGAGCCTCGGCGGGGGAATGCTGCTGGGCCTCGGCATCTGGCTGCTCATCGGAGGGGGAGCCTGCATCGCGGGCCTCTCCCGGACCGGCGGCGGGCTCCTGTGAGCCGTGATCCCGCCGGAACCCCGGAACATCAGCCCTCGGGCAAGGAGCCGCGCCGACGACTGAACCGAGTCCAATTCAGCGCCGGTGCTATCGTCGGCGCCATCCTCTTGTACGTCGTTTACTCGATCATGGGGATGGATGCCGTCTTTGCTCAGTTCCAGCCGCCTTACGAATACAAGGCGCTAGGCGCCGCCGGGGCGGCTCCTGCGCTTCTGTACATAGTGGTCGCGACTGCCTTCACCGTCAGTCACCCGACCAGGGACCTGGGCACAGGAATGCTGCTCGGCGGAGGGATCTGGTTGCTCCTTGGTGGCGGACCCTGCCTTGCCCAACTGATGTTCGGGCCTCCCTGAGCCAATCATGGAGACACCTCGCCAAGACTCAGGCATGAGGCCGTCGTCGGCCAACCACCGAGTTCCCTGCGAAGAGAGCCGCCCGACAGGAGGAGCCGAATGAACGCCAACCCTCCGGACGACGGCGCCGGACCACCTCCGCAGGCGCCCCCGCCGCCTCCCCCACCGCCACCCAACGGCTCGCGTGTGCCGGACCGCGGCGGTTCCATGCTGCTTGCCCTCACCCTCGGGCTCCTGGGCCTCTACATTTTCGGCATCGCGCTCGTCGGGGGCCGAGCAGTGATGCCAT
Protein-coding sequences here:
- a CDS encoding SDR family oxidoreductase, which codes for MYRGTRLRGTRVLITGGASGIGRLMALESARRGAEVVIWDLSADGGAAVAAEIVAAGGLASSYSVDVTDTAHVGEAARQTGDVDVVVNNAGVVSGKTLLEASESALRRTLEVNVLALYWVTRAFLPGMIARGRGTVVTIASAAGLVGVARQTDYSASKFGAFGFTESLRAELRADGHDVGTLVVCPYYINTGMFEGVETKFPALLPILEEHDVALKVIDGIESGREQIILPPFARLVPLMRFLPTRAFDRVADFFGINHTMDHFVGRAGAKRVAAGKAEAAAEK
- a CDS encoding prolipoprotein diacylglyceryl transferase, translated to MTTGLPFAGNGLVHGVFMGLGIAAALVFYAFEKRRRGLSDPRLWTLAGFALAFGAIGSRITWDPTRPVSPVEWWVDGDRSILAGLVGAWLGVHLGKRLIGYRISTGDLFAPSVALAMSIGRIGCLLTELPGTPTGGNWGFVLTPDQAAMFGAQAGVGLHPSFVYEIAFHAVAFTLMLRFRDRARRSGDLFVCYVAAYALFRFGVEFVRGNDELWLGMSRPQWFLLAMLPLLAWRVWKVFASPRRTPERQAA